aattatttatttttatttgtttttattaattttttatttacatatacgtataatactttttttttattaatttcctacatatatacatatatacatataatatatatatatattatatgtgtattaagtatataaatattattaagattatgaagaatattaatattaatgaaaatagTGTATATTGCTATAGGAGGTACTATAGAAAGTGTAATGAACTTATGAATAATTCGCTTAATGTTAAATGTGATATGAGGGAAAATGagaaattaaataaaaataaatttccACGTCTTTTAGtatcttatttttatgttttaagTATAGTtggaataatatattgtttattatttgtaagTGGAAATGCgggaaaaaaataaaaataaatatatttataaaaatagaatGCACCTATGCATTTGAGTAcacacaaatatatatatttatatgtatatatatttgcctttatttgtttattattttacGTAGAATATCCATACACATGATAATAAAGATGAGGGCTTAGTAACAACATTGTGTATTGATTCAAGATGTTTATCAGAAGGCTACCTCAACCTTTATTCTCCTTTATGTAGCAACAATGCATATTTTAGCTTTAGAGAAGTATTACATGGATCAAATTACTATATCCCAAAAGAATTTATGGAATGggatgatgaagaagaaaaaaatgcCTTTCAATTTGATGAAGAAGATGATGGCGATGGCGATGGCGATGACGATGACGATGATGATGACaatgatgatgattatgatgatgaggaggaagaagaagaatatatgaaaaaaaagaatcaGAAAAATGTACCAACTAAGATTGACATGAAAAAACCGAACAACATTAATAAAGCTagtgataataaaaatggtcatattaaaaataatatccaacgagaagaaaaaaacaagaaTATTACGAATCAAAAAAGCGACgctaataataaaattgatgaaaataaaaaaaatgtagaagaagaagaaaaacataaaaaggaaaataatcGAAATgagaaagaaaataatgataataatgaaaataaaaaagagaaaaaaaatggaaaagaaaatcaaggaaataataaagatttACCTGCATATAAAACAATAGACTATAATAATTTGTCTGTTCAAATTTCCTTAGAAGATTTTCAAGCAATATTAAATTCCTTGGACTCAGTTTTAAGCACAAAGGAAATGCATAATTTATGGAATCAATTAAGAGGATTAGAAAGATTTTTATTTGAGGACATCGTGAGtgatttatttacatattatcATGATTTATTAGAGACGTATAATTTAACCGTAGAAGAAACTGAACATATCTGGAAAAATTGTCTTAGTGATGCCCAACATAGGCAAAGTTATGCTGAAACGCAATGTAATGTAG
This sequence is a window from Plasmodium reichenowi strain SY57 chromosome Unknown, whole genome shotgun sequence. Protein-coding genes within it:
- a CDS encoding exported protein (PHISTb) produces the protein MCIKYINIIKIMKNININENSVYCYRRYYRKCNELMNNSLNVKCDMRENEKLNKNKFPRLLVSYFYVLSIVGIIYCLLFNIHTHDNKDEGLVTTLCIDSRCLSEGYLNLYSPLCSNNAYFSFREVLHGSNYYIPKEFMEWDDEEEKNAFQFDEEDDGDGDGDDDDDDDDNDDDYDDEEEEEEYMKKKNQKNVPTKIDMKKPNNINKASDNKNGHIKNNIQREEKNKNITNQKSDANNKIDENKKNVEEEEKHKKENNRNEKENNDNNENKKEKKNGKENQGNNKDLPAYKTIDYNNLSVQISLEDFQAILNSLDSVLSTKEMHNLWNQLRGLERFLFEDIVSDLFTYYHDLLETYNLTVEETEHIWKNCLSDAQHRQSYAETQCNVDHSNFIRKKNLTQEAYKNYLTQRREEFSKLREEIHYKGETYLNEQITKYRKEKNNNLDQASKKNKKENEKEKERKRKEKEKEKKKKQKEQENKKKENKSKTLK